In the genome of Mucisphaera calidilacus, one region contains:
- a CDS encoding trans-sulfuration enzyme family protein → MKQKTEAIHAGVYQDKTWGSVTTPIYPSSTFTFPKLGEHPVFDYTRSGNPTRAGLEESLAALEGGKVALATSTGMSAITTTLFLFQSGDHVIAGNDIYGGTYRLFDAIMPKMGINFTFVDMRDPDAVRAAIRPETKGLWIETPSNPLLNITDVKAMTAIAREHKLLTIADNTFLSPVFQRPLDLGVDIVLHSTTKYINGHSDVVGGAVIAADPEIGQRVRDAGNAIGTACSPFDAFLVLRGIKTLPVRMAEHARNAQVIAAWLEKHPRVQRVYYPGLDSHPQKALIDQQMLGPGGMLSFDLDADEQQIPAFYGALELFLLAESLGGVESLVEQPWSMSHASMGPDGLAASGITPQTVRVSVGLEATEDLIADLERGFAAIG, encoded by the coding sequence GTGAAGCAGAAGACCGAGGCGATCCACGCCGGCGTTTATCAGGACAAGACATGGGGCTCCGTGACGACGCCCATCTACCCGTCGTCCACCTTCACGTTTCCCAAACTCGGCGAACACCCGGTCTTCGACTACACCCGCTCCGGCAACCCGACCCGTGCCGGCCTCGAAGAGAGCCTCGCGGCACTCGAGGGCGGCAAGGTCGCTCTCGCTACCTCGACCGGCATGTCGGCCATCACGACGACGCTCTTCCTCTTCCAGTCGGGCGATCACGTCATCGCGGGCAACGACATCTACGGCGGAACCTACCGGCTCTTCGACGCCATCATGCCGAAGATGGGCATCAATTTCACCTTCGTCGACATGCGCGATCCCGATGCTGTCCGTGCCGCGATCCGACCCGAGACCAAGGGGCTCTGGATCGAGACGCCCAGCAACCCGCTGCTCAACATCACCGACGTCAAGGCCATGACCGCGATCGCCAGAGAGCACAAGCTGCTGACCATCGCCGACAACACCTTCCTCTCCCCCGTGTTCCAGCGGCCGCTCGACCTGGGTGTTGACATCGTGCTGCACTCGACGACCAAGTACATCAACGGTCACAGCGACGTCGTCGGCGGGGCGGTGATCGCCGCTGATCCCGAGATCGGCCAGCGGGTGCGCGACGCCGGCAACGCCATCGGCACGGCCTGTTCACCCTTCGACGCCTTCCTCGTGCTGCGTGGCATCAAGACCCTGCCCGTGCGCATGGCCGAGCACGCACGCAACGCTCAGGTCATCGCAGCCTGGCTCGAGAAACACCCAAGGGTCCAACGCGTCTATTACCCCGGCCTCGACAGCCACCCTCAGAAGGCTCTGATCGATCAGCAGATGCTCGGGCCGGGCGGCATGCTCAGCTTCGACCTGGACGCCGACGAACAGCAGATCCCCGCCTTCTACGGCGCACTCGAACTCTTCCTGCTGGCCGAATCCCTCGGCGGGGTCGAGTCGCTCGTCGAACAGCCCTGGTCCATGAGCCACGCCTCGATGGGGCCCGACGGGCTTGCCGCATCCGGCATCACCCCGCAGACGGTGCGTGTCAGCGTCGGCCTTGAGGCGACCGAAGACCTCATCGCCGACCTCGAACGCGGGTTCGCCGCGATCGGATAA
- a CDS encoding DUF2339 domain-containing protein — protein MPVEALIVVVVLITVISVPLCVIYLLIANASARRRLDELEHELRLVRARMNQALPPPTPPTPESISSQPVAETSPSRTERLHEVLAERRAQATAESQSVAETPISPPESQTAEGSPPEAAETTSPIADDLDESVIVTSDESEDDDTPGERPSPESLEDVLGSRIFVWIGGIAIALGGAFLVKYSWDNDLLSAQVRLSIGALIALMCTGVGYWMKPRAERVAAALVGAGIAIAYGVTFAATSVYHFLGPTSGFILMGLITAAAVMLSLRHGMYVAMLALLGGFVTPVLVGDSDGSMAGLFAYLIVLQTGLVVVTRRRGWIGISGLTLVGSIVWSVVMALTGLGGPDGTFWGGLLLVASCVVYVLHAARAEASTQQQSLLTPLRLAMGAIGASAALLGILLASSGYDPSTLIMLAVLSAGSLALAHFDARYRAIPWLTLVIAWLMLLGVNHDLDADSLRRIALLFGGLFSSGACLSLLLGRHRRELILMSCVGLMLFVALVALIRPVEEQAPLLLWWVMTIIAGAYALLAWVMRGRYREAAGGLALTVVAWLTWAASRGIELPWTVLAWSLLAVAACMLAPRLRMMRYLRWSLAWLLPLIGSFLLVAITRQSWATPGTTSMIYYVPSLLIGLAALQMHRRRQMFARDVLSVMAVLLSLIGSLRLVHQVFHGKMTEQPPEGLTEWGCYVLLLLVYPTAMLLIDRWRSLTSTLTQLAKILSGLAAATTLAALALFANPIILDVDLAGGIIFNEATLFYGLAAALLLWLSQERIMRTEAGAIWLGIIGLSLIGWLGVVLIRDGFAGENSLVWTPLSASEWTTHTLWFIALAFIAQRQRFADHIPALNRMLPVYLLIGLAAGAGCLSFGNPLWLDQANGSWPVLNAVLYAYGTPVVAFAFATRYFNSITRPVPFGPTFAVSSLVMLFVLVTLQVRHAFTGGAMLIENDLINRTEWYAYSVAWLALGAALLTTGLLVHSRALRFGSLIVVLLAVGKVFLLDTTQLDGLYRVASFFGLGLSLLAVGYVYQRFVFGRPVSS, from the coding sequence ATGCCGGTGGAAGCTCTCATCGTCGTCGTCGTACTGATCACGGTGATATCGGTGCCGCTGTGCGTGATCTACCTGCTCATCGCCAACGCAAGTGCCCGCCGCCGACTCGACGAACTGGAGCACGAGCTCAGGCTGGTACGCGCCCGAATGAATCAAGCGCTGCCACCGCCAACACCCCCGACCCCGGAATCGATCAGCAGTCAGCCGGTCGCCGAGACATCACCATCGCGCACCGAGCGGCTCCACGAAGTCCTTGCCGAAAGGCGAGCGCAGGCGACGGCCGAATCACAATCAGTCGCCGAGACACCTATATCACCCCCTGAAAGCCAGACCGCTGAGGGAAGCCCGCCGGAGGCAGCGGAAACAACGAGCCCGATCGCGGACGACCTCGATGAGTCCGTAATTGTCACGAGCGATGAATCTGAGGACGACGACACTCCCGGCGAGCGTCCGTCGCCTGAATCGCTTGAGGATGTGCTGGGTTCACGGATCTTCGTCTGGATCGGCGGGATCGCAATCGCTCTGGGTGGCGCGTTTCTCGTGAAGTATTCCTGGGACAACGACCTGCTCTCGGCGCAGGTCAGGCTGAGCATCGGCGCCCTGATCGCTCTGATGTGCACCGGCGTGGGATACTGGATGAAGCCGCGTGCCGAGCGTGTCGCGGCGGCTCTTGTCGGAGCGGGCATCGCCATCGCTTACGGCGTGACCTTCGCCGCGACCAGCGTCTACCACTTCCTCGGTCCGACTTCCGGCTTCATACTCATGGGGCTGATCACAGCAGCCGCCGTCATGCTCTCGCTGAGACACGGGATGTACGTCGCGATGCTCGCGCTGCTCGGCGGCTTTGTCACGCCCGTGCTGGTGGGCGATTCCGACGGCTCGATGGCCGGTCTCTTTGCCTACCTCATCGTCCTGCAGACCGGGCTGGTCGTGGTCACGCGTCGACGCGGCTGGATCGGTATTTCGGGGCTGACACTCGTGGGGTCGATCGTCTGGTCGGTGGTGATGGCCTTGACCGGGCTTGGCGGACCCGACGGAACCTTCTGGGGCGGGCTCCTGCTCGTTGCTTCCTGTGTGGTCTATGTGCTGCACGCGGCGCGCGCCGAGGCATCGACGCAACAGCAGTCCCTGCTCACGCCGCTCCGGCTGGCCATGGGAGCCATCGGGGCCTCGGCCGCACTGCTCGGCATCCTGCTCGCCTCATCGGGTTATGACCCGTCCACGCTCATCATGCTCGCGGTCCTCTCCGCCGGCAGCCTCGCGCTCGCGCACTTCGACGCACGCTACCGAGCCATACCCTGGCTGACGCTGGTCATCGCCTGGTTGATGCTCCTGGGCGTGAATCACGATCTCGACGCGGACAGCCTGCGCCGCATCGCGCTTCTGTTCGGCGGTCTCTTCTCCTCGGGTGCCTGCCTGAGCCTGCTGCTGGGTCGGCACCGAAGAGAACTCATCCTCATGAGCTGCGTCGGGCTGATGCTCTTTGTCGCGCTGGTGGCATTGATACGCCCTGTTGAGGAGCAGGCGCCGCTGCTGCTCTGGTGGGTGATGACGATCATCGCGGGGGCCTACGCGTTGCTCGCGTGGGTCATGCGTGGCCGATATCGCGAGGCCGCCGGCGGACTCGCCCTGACGGTCGTCGCCTGGCTGACGTGGGCCGCTTCCAGAGGTATCGAGCTTCCCTGGACCGTCCTGGCCTGGTCCTTGCTTGCTGTGGCCGCCTGCATGCTCGCGCCTCGGCTGCGCATGATGCGCTACCTGCGATGGTCACTGGCCTGGCTGCTCCCGCTCATCGGATCCTTCCTGCTCGTCGCCATCACCAGGCAGTCATGGGCTACGCCCGGCACCACCAGCATGATCTACTACGTCCCCTCCCTGCTGATCGGACTTGCAGCCTTGCAGATGCATCGCAGACGCCAGATGTTCGCACGTGACGTGCTCTCGGTCATGGCCGTTCTCCTGTCGCTGATCGGCTCTCTACGGCTGGTGCATCAGGTCTTCCATGGCAAGATGACCGAGCAGCCGCCCGAAGGGCTTACCGAGTGGGGGTGCTACGTGCTCCTGCTGCTCGTTTATCCGACGGCCATGCTCCTGATCGATCGCTGGCGTTCACTCACGAGCACACTCACCCAACTCGCGAAGATCCTGAGCGGACTTGCCGCGGCCACCACGCTCGCGGCGCTCGCCCTCTTCGCCAACCCGATCATCCTCGATGTCGATCTCGCAGGCGGGATCATCTTCAACGAAGCCACGCTCTTCTACGGCCTCGCTGCGGCGCTGCTGCTCTGGCTCTCCCAGGAACGCATCATGCGCACTGAGGCGGGGGCTATCTGGCTCGGCATCATCGGCTTGTCACTCATCGGATGGCTGGGCGTGGTGCTGATCCGCGACGGTTTCGCCGGTGAGAACAGCCTGGTCTGGACGCCCCTCTCGGCGTCCGAGTGGACAACGCACACGCTCTGGTTCATCGCTCTGGCGTTCATCGCTCAACGCCAACGATTCGCCGATCACATCCCGGCCTTGAATCGAATGCTGCCGGTCTACCTTCTGATCGGACTCGCAGCCGGCGCCGGCTGCCTGTCGTTCGGCAACCCGCTCTGGCTTGATCAGGCCAACGGATCATGGCCCGTCCTCAACGCTGTGCTCTACGCCTACGGCACGCCTGTGGTTGCCTTCGCATTCGCCACGCGTTACTTCAACAGCATCACAAGGCCTGTGCCTTTCGGCCCGACGTTCGCCGTCTCGTCGCTCGTGATGCTTTTCGTACTGGTCACCCTGCAGGTCCGGCACGCCTTCACAGGGGGAGCGATGCTCATCGAGAACGACCTGATCAACCGCACCGAGTGGTACGCCTACTCGGTCGCCTGGCTGGCGCTCGGCGCGGCATTGCTGACCACCGGCCTCCTCGTTCACAGCCGTGCTCTGCGTTTCGGATCGCTCATCGTGGTGCTCCTCGCCGTCGGCAAGGTCTTCCTGCTCGACACGACGCAACTCGACGGCCTCTACCGTGTAGCGAGCTTCTTCGGGCTCGGCCTCAGTCTCCTGGCCGTCGGCTACGTCTACCAGCGCTTCGTTTTCGGAAGACCCGTCAGTTCCTGA
- a CDS encoding fasciclin domain-containing protein: MACSSCGCSSSDGHDKKKADIVDTAVSAGKFKTLVAAVTTAELVSVLKSDGPFTVLAPTDAAFDKLPHGTVDSLLKPENREQLVSILTYHVIAGEIEASAAIKAGEATTLQGGELEFSVESADGKLMAMVNDINIVYTDIETSNGIIHVIDEVLIPEAE, encoded by the coding sequence ATGGCATGCAGTAGCTGCGGATGCTCCTCGAGCGATGGCCACGACAAGAAGAAGGCCGACATCGTCGATACCGCGGTCTCAGCCGGCAAGTTCAAGACGCTCGTCGCGGCAGTGACCACAGCCGAATTGGTCAGCGTTCTCAAGAGTGACGGGCCCTTCACAGTGCTCGCTCCCACCGACGCCGCCTTCGACAAGTTGCCCCACGGCACCGTCGACTCGCTGCTCAAGCCGGAGAACCGCGAGCAACTCGTATCGATCCTGACCTACCACGTCATCGCCGGTGAGATCGAAGCCTCCGCAGCCATCAAGGCCGGCGAAGCGACGACACTCCAGGGCGGCGAGCTTGAGTTCTCAGTCGAGAGCGCCGACGGCAAACTCATGGCCATGGTCAACGACATCAACATTGTCTACACCGACATCGAGACCTCCAACGGCATCATCCATGTCATCGATGAGGTCCTGATCCCCGAAGCCGAGTAA
- a CDS encoding enolase C-terminal domain-like protein: MGRNLLVARVDTSEPELYGLGCGTFTQRYLPVRSAIVDYLRPLLLGREAARIEELWRLMMVNSYWRHGPVLNNAVSAIDMALWDIKGKVAGLPIYELFGGKMREAAAVYQHADGRSLDELTEHVRAQLDQGMSHVRIRFGGGSAETRNSGEAGGMAYGGAAERPIHKPDGALDGAYFDPVQYTRSTITAFDHVRSTFGDQVELLHDVHGRLAPAEAIAFAREMERFRLFFLEDALPPEDIGWYERMRGATTTPQAVGELFNNPNEWLPLVSNRWIDFIRMHISQLGGLTPARKAATVAEAFGVRAAWHGPGDLSPVGHMANLHLNLTLPNFGVQELQPFTDTTREVFPGCPEFRDGYLYPNNAPGFGVDLDEKLAERFPCDPAVVQWTQARYPDGGLSRP, from the coding sequence ATGGGTCGCAACCTGCTGGTCGCGCGCGTCGACACCTCCGAGCCCGAGTTGTACGGCCTGGGCTGCGGGACGTTCACCCAGCGTTACCTGCCGGTGCGCAGCGCGATCGTGGATTACCTGCGTCCGCTGCTGCTCGGGCGTGAGGCGGCTCGGATCGAGGAGCTGTGGCGGCTGATGATGGTCAACAGCTACTGGCGTCACGGGCCGGTGCTGAACAACGCGGTCTCGGCGATCGACATGGCGTTGTGGGATATCAAGGGCAAGGTGGCGGGGCTGCCGATCTACGAGCTGTTCGGCGGGAAGATGCGCGAGGCGGCGGCGGTCTATCAGCACGCCGACGGGCGCAGCCTAGATGAGTTGACCGAACACGTCCGGGCGCAGCTGGATCAGGGGATGTCACACGTGCGGATCCGCTTCGGCGGGGGTTCGGCTGAGACACGCAACTCGGGCGAGGCGGGCGGGATGGCGTATGGCGGCGCTGCTGAACGGCCGATCCACAAGCCGGATGGCGCGCTGGACGGTGCTTACTTTGACCCGGTGCAGTACACGCGTTCGACGATCACTGCGTTCGATCACGTGCGCAGCACCTTCGGCGATCAGGTCGAGCTGCTGCACGACGTACACGGTCGACTGGCGCCGGCTGAGGCGATCGCGTTCGCCAGGGAGATGGAGCGGTTCCGGCTCTTCTTTCTTGAGGACGCGCTGCCGCCTGAGGACATCGGGTGGTACGAGCGGATGCGTGGGGCAACGACCACCCCGCAGGCTGTGGGCGAGTTGTTCAACAACCCCAACGAGTGGCTACCGCTGGTGTCGAACCGGTGGATCGACTTCATCCGCATGCACATCAGTCAGCTCGGCGGCCTGACGCCGGCACGCAAGGCGGCGACGGTGGCGGAGGCGTTTGGCGTGCGTGCTGCCTGGCACGGACCGGGTGATCTGTCTCCCGTGGGACACATGGCGAACCTGCACCTGAATCTGACGCTGCCCAACTTCGGCGTGCAGGAGTTGCAGCCGTTCACCGACACGACGCGTGAGGTCTTCCCGGGTTGCCCCGAATTCAGAGACGGCTATCTCTATCCGAATAACGCGCCGGGCTTTGGCGTTGACCTGGACGAGAAACTGGCGGAACGATTCCCTTGTGATCCCGCTGTCGTGCAGTGGACACAGGCTCGTTACCCCGATGGCGGGCTGTCACGACCGTAG
- a CDS encoding sugar phosphate isomerase/epimerase family protein encodes MTQATQPEMYASLMTDMVGARMTPDVGAYLAARHGFPGLDLRLNAYADFLDTFGVERFADLLEERGIRPGYVSITTRTLSASDGEWAEMMRLLPERAKTAQRLGYTRAGVVMLPFDDERDTAANHRRHVVRIRQVAPVLADHDIRLGVEYVAPVTRRRGHPHPFIHNMRGTLRLLHDAGQPNVGLMLDTLHWATAGESVEDIEALEADQVVVVHVCDGIRGRAIEAQTVHERELPGATGVYDNAGFIEALRTIGYTGPVTAEPSHPRWASTDPELAVAQTARAVLDTLCRTEAPQPES; translated from the coding sequence GTGACACAAGCCACCCAACCCGAGATGTACGCGTCGCTGATGACCGACATGGTGGGTGCGCGTATGACGCCCGATGTTGGTGCCTACCTGGCCGCGCGTCATGGTTTTCCGGGCCTGGACCTCCGACTCAACGCGTACGCGGATTTTCTCGACACGTTTGGTGTTGAACGCTTCGCCGACCTGTTGGAGGAGCGTGGGATTCGGCCGGGCTACGTCTCGATCACGACGCGCACCCTGTCGGCTTCCGATGGTGAGTGGGCGGAGATGATGCGTCTGCTGCCCGAGCGGGCGAAGACGGCTCAGCGGCTGGGGTACACGCGAGCGGGTGTGGTGATGCTGCCGTTTGATGATGAGCGCGACACGGCGGCGAATCATCGCCGGCACGTCGTTCGCATCAGGCAGGTTGCTCCGGTGCTCGCGGATCACGACATCCGCCTTGGCGTGGAGTATGTCGCGCCGGTCACCCGGCGGCGTGGGCATCCGCATCCCTTTATTCACAACATGCGCGGGACGCTGAGGTTGCTCCACGATGCCGGGCAGCCGAACGTCGGCTTGATGCTCGACACGCTGCACTGGGCGACGGCGGGAGAATCCGTGGAGGACATCGAGGCGCTGGAGGCGGATCAGGTGGTCGTGGTGCACGTCTGCGACGGGATCCGGGGGCGTGCGATCGAGGCGCAGACCGTCCATGAGCGTGAGTTGCCGGGTGCGACGGGGGTGTACGACAACGCGGGCTTCATCGAGGCGTTGCGCACGATTGGTTACACGGGACCGGTCACGGCAGAGCCGAGTCACCCTCGCTGGGCCAGTACCGACCCGGAGCTGGCGGTTGCTCAGACCGCAAGAGCTGTCCTCGATACGCTGTGCCGAACCGAAGCCCCGCAACCGGAGTCATAG
- a CDS encoding Gfo/Idh/MocA family protein, with protein MIQQQDSSSGLSPLRVGVIGLGRSGFNIHCKWLSTLPEHFAVAAVADPDRHRCQEARQTFGAQVHNSVDDLIHDGSLDVVVVASPNLMHEEQACSAMQAGRHVVVEKPLALSTQGADRMIACAEETGRVLAPFQNRRFEPHFRKVREVLGSGILGRIVQIRIEWSFFTRRWDWQTLRSQGGGSLHNHGAHLLDHALELFGEGDPEVFVDMQHALSMGDAEDHVKVILRGEGHPTIDIESSSCCVFPEDRWHVWGTAGGLRGTTDRLEWRWVDWNTMPERHADEGPAEGRAYQHEAYEWQSASWEDPKDEPITAVLFYRNLLDVLRGRGTLTVTPESVRRQMAVLDQCHAQMAC; from the coding sequence GTGATTCAGCAGCAGGATTCATCGTCGGGTTTATCCCCGCTTCGTGTGGGCGTCATCGGGCTTGGCCGGAGCGGCTTCAACATTCACTGCAAGTGGCTGTCGACGCTGCCCGAGCACTTCGCGGTGGCCGCGGTCGCCGACCCGGATCGCCATCGCTGTCAGGAGGCACGCCAGACGTTTGGTGCGCAGGTGCACAACAGCGTCGATGACCTGATTCACGACGGGTCGCTTGACGTGGTGGTGGTTGCTTCGCCGAACCTGATGCACGAGGAACAGGCCTGTTCAGCGATGCAGGCGGGGCGTCACGTTGTGGTGGAGAAGCCGCTGGCGTTGTCGACGCAGGGCGCGGACCGGATGATCGCCTGCGCTGAGGAGACGGGCCGTGTGCTGGCACCGTTCCAGAATCGCCGATTCGAGCCGCATTTCCGCAAGGTGCGTGAGGTGTTGGGGTCGGGGATTCTCGGGCGGATCGTTCAGATCCGGATCGAGTGGAGTTTCTTCACACGCCGGTGGGACTGGCAGACGCTGCGTTCGCAGGGTGGCGGGTCGCTGCACAACCACGGCGCCCACCTGCTCGATCACGCGCTCGAGTTGTTCGGCGAGGGTGACCCCGAGGTGTTTGTCGACATGCAGCACGCGTTGTCGATGGGTGACGCGGAGGATCACGTCAAGGTGATCCTGCGTGGCGAGGGGCATCCCACGATTGATATCGAGTCGTCGAGTTGCTGCGTCTTTCCCGAGGATCGCTGGCACGTCTGGGGGACCGCTGGTGGTCTGCGCGGCACGACGGATCGCCTGGAGTGGCGCTGGGTGGACTGGAACACGATGCCCGAGCGTCATGCTGACGAGGGGCCCGCGGAGGGTCGTGCTTATCAGCACGAGGCGTACGAATGGCAGTCGGCGTCGTGGGAGGATCCCAAGGACGAGCCGATCACCGCGGTGCTGTTCTACCGGAACCTGCTGGACGTGCTGCGTGGCCGGGGCACTTTGACGGTGACGCCTGAGAGTGTCCGCCGACAGATGGCCGTGCTCGATCAGTGCCACGCGCAGATGGCCTGCTGA
- a CDS encoding aldo/keto reductase, with amino-acid sequence MQYMELGDSGLKVSRIAFGSMSIVANPTYSGVEETQAIEAIHTAYDAGINFFDTAPGYGNGAAEVVLGRALAGGLREKVIVADKINTPSLTAQDVETEFALACERLNTDYIDLYQIHWPKNVVPVEETLRAMENLVTSGRVRSLGVSNFGPVDLTEALGVCSLVSNQIAYNLLNRAPEFEVVEIMLKHNMGMLCYSPIAQGLLAGKFSNADEVPDERARTRIFASTRPQARHSEPGCETEAFEAIAGVRAVAERVGQSMADVSIAWLLAQPTVTSVLVGASMPEQVKRNAAAADVKLSQQDLDELSSITESVKQILGPNMDVWQTESRIR; translated from the coding sequence ATGCAGTACATGGAGCTTGGTGATTCGGGCCTGAAGGTGTCGCGTATCGCGTTCGGCAGCATGTCGATCGTGGCCAACCCGACCTACTCGGGTGTTGAAGAGACACAGGCGATCGAGGCGATTCACACCGCGTACGACGCGGGGATCAATTTTTTTGACACGGCGCCCGGCTACGGCAACGGCGCGGCGGAGGTGGTCCTCGGCCGAGCGTTGGCGGGCGGGCTGCGTGAGAAGGTGATTGTCGCCGACAAGATCAACACGCCGAGCCTGACGGCGCAGGACGTCGAGACCGAGTTCGCGTTGGCGTGCGAGCGTTTGAACACGGACTACATCGATCTCTACCAGATTCACTGGCCGAAGAACGTGGTGCCGGTGGAGGAGACGCTGCGCGCGATGGAGAACCTGGTGACGTCGGGCAGGGTGCGTTCGCTGGGCGTGAGTAATTTCGGTCCGGTGGACCTGACCGAGGCGCTGGGCGTTTGTTCGCTGGTGAGCAATCAGATCGCTTACAACCTTCTGAACCGTGCCCCGGAGTTCGAGGTGGTGGAGATCATGCTCAAACACAACATGGGGATGCTGTGCTACTCGCCGATCGCTCAGGGCCTGCTTGCGGGCAAGTTCAGCAACGCGGACGAGGTGCCCGACGAGCGTGCGCGGACGCGTATTTTCGCGAGCACACGGCCGCAGGCGCGTCACTCGGAGCCGGGCTGCGAGACGGAGGCGTTCGAGGCCATCGCGGGTGTCCGGGCTGTTGCTGAGCGTGTCGGCCAGAGCATGGCGGACGTCTCGATCGCCTGGCTGCTGGCCCAGCCGACGGTGACGAGTGTCCTGGTGGGCGCGAGCATGCCGGAGCAGGTGAAGCGTAATGCCGCTGCTGCGGACGTGAAGCTGTCGCAGCAAGACCTGGACGAGCTCTCGTCGATCACTGAATCGGTCAAACAGATTCTGGGGCCGAACATGGACGTGTGGCAGACCGAGTCGCGGATTCGTTAA